A region from the Oceanidesulfovibrio marinus genome encodes:
- a CDS encoding ABC transporter ATP-binding protein: MRHPKLELINLVKEYEDGAVVAVDKIDLEIQAGETLALLGPSGCGKSTTLNMVVGLEEPTSGDILIDGQSVVRMPAGKRNVGLVFQDYAVFTTMSVRKNLAFGLEVRGTPKSEIKRAVEEVAELLDMREQLDARIRDLGGSELQRVAIGRTLVTKPAILLLDEPLSNLEYAARLSMRRELRRLQSEIGLTIIYVTHDQIEALSLADRIAVMNAGKILQVEDSAVICQKPDHIFVAGFLGSPPMNLVRGKFEADPSGVRFEKTQFSLPVKDSAPRGDVPKGWYTLGIRPDTLRLVPENEGQMTGRVSLVEPRGPEVVLTVEVGMEELKVVTPSGGRFLEGETTGLRVEPGELTFFDGDYNRRIEVNL, translated from the coding sequence ATGAGGCACCCCAAGCTGGAACTCATCAACCTCGTCAAGGAGTACGAGGACGGCGCCGTGGTGGCCGTGGACAAGATCGACCTGGAAATCCAGGCCGGAGAAACCCTGGCCCTGCTCGGTCCGTCCGGCTGCGGCAAGTCCACCACTCTGAACATGGTCGTGGGCCTGGAAGAGCCCACCTCCGGCGACATCCTCATCGACGGCCAGTCCGTGGTCCGGATGCCGGCCGGCAAGCGCAACGTGGGACTCGTGTTCCAGGACTACGCCGTGTTCACCACCATGTCCGTGCGCAAGAACCTGGCCTTTGGCCTGGAGGTGCGCGGCACGCCCAAGAGCGAGATCAAACGCGCGGTCGAGGAAGTGGCCGAGCTTCTGGACATGCGCGAGCAGCTGGACGCCCGCATCCGCGACCTTGGCGGCTCCGAGCTGCAGCGCGTGGCCATCGGCCGCACCCTGGTGACCAAGCCGGCCATCCTGCTGCTGGACGAGCCCCTCTCCAACCTGGAGTACGCGGCCCGGCTCTCCATGCGGCGGGAGCTTCGGCGCTTGCAGAGCGAGATCGGCCTGACCATCATCTACGTGACCCATGACCAGATAGAAGCCCTGTCCCTGGCCGACCGCATCGCCGTGATGAACGCGGGCAAGATCCTGCAGGTGGAGGACTCCGCCGTGATCTGCCAGAAGCCGGACCACATCTTCGTGGCAGGCTTCCTAGGCTCGCCGCCCATGAACCTGGTGCGCGGCAAGTTCGAGGCCGACCCCTCTGGCGTGCGCTTCGAGAAGACGCAGTTCTCCTTACCGGTCAAGGACTCGGCCCCTCGCGGCGACGTGCCCAAGGGCTGGTACACTCTGGGCATCCGGCCGGACACCCTGCGCCTGGTTCCGGAGAACGAGGGCCAGATGACCGGCCGCGTAAGCCTGGTGGAGCCGCGAGGCCCGGAGGTGGTGCTCACTGTGGAGGTGGGCATGGAAGAGCTCAAGGTCGTCACGCCTTCGGGTGGACGCTTCCTGGAAGGTGAAACAACCGGCCTGCGCGTGGAGCCCGGCGAGCTGACATTCTTTGACGGCGACTACAACCGCAGAATCGAAGTGAATCTATAA
- a CDS encoding carbohydrate ABC transporter permease produces MEPKPLSLPLKLVMFAALIIVLFPVFWITMTAIKPPTDWNASPAIWVPSEPTFINFKTLFDPDAIREYGVGGVSQSATKAVFGSLTASITATLLSVAIGLFSAIGISRYSGSSKATPLIILSGRMFPPAAIAVPFVIIFSNIGLIDSYTGLIGIYVAVTLPFSTWMLKSFVDDLPREVEEAAMIDGRSRLMAHFTVTIPLIKGGLFATTMFIFILNWSEFMFALVLSYSNISTIPVQLAKYVTATAGTLYGVQAALAVLAMAPLIYVGYLIQGHLARGMTFGAIKQ; encoded by the coding sequence ATGGAACCGAAACCGCTTTCCCTGCCGCTCAAGCTGGTCATGTTCGCGGCCCTGATCATCGTGCTCTTCCCGGTGTTCTGGATCACCATGACGGCCATCAAGCCGCCCACGGACTGGAACGCCTCCCCGGCCATCTGGGTGCCGTCCGAGCCCACGTTCATCAACTTCAAGACCCTGTTCGACCCGGACGCCATCCGCGAGTACGGCGTGGGCGGCGTGAGCCAGTCCGCCACCAAGGCCGTCTTCGGCTCGCTCACCGCCTCCATCACCGCCACGCTGCTCTCGGTGGCCATCGGCCTGTTCTCGGCCATCGGCATCTCCCGCTACAGCGGCAGCAGCAAGGCCACGCCGTTGATCATTCTCTCGGGACGAATGTTCCCGCCGGCGGCCATCGCCGTGCCCTTCGTCATCATCTTCTCCAACATCGGGCTCATCGACAGCTATACGGGCCTTATCGGCATCTACGTGGCAGTCACGCTGCCGTTCTCCACCTGGATGCTCAAGAGCTTTGTGGACGATCTGCCCAGAGAGGTGGAGGAAGCGGCCATGATCGACGGCCGCTCCCGGCTCATGGCCCACTTCACGGTAACGATACCGCTGATCAAGGGCGGGCTTTTCGCCACCACCATGTTCATCTTCATTCTCAACTGGTCGGAGTTCATGTTCGCCCTGGTGCTCTCATACTCCAACATTTCCACCATCCCGGTGCAGCTGGCCAAGTACGTCACGGCCACGGCCGGCACCCTGTACGGCGTGCAGGCGGCCCTTGCCGTGCTGGCCATGGCGCCGCTCATCTACGTCGGCTATCTCATCCAGGGCCACCTTGCCCGGGGCATGACTTTCGGAGCGATCAAGCAATGA
- a CDS encoding carbohydrate ABC transporter permease, which yields MHNTAAIEHREVSPPAPGALTITPPARRGLTRKGIARVLTMPGQIVSVLVLVVPLLVAFYMSFTDWSPTRGSLFDAGFTGLFNYEELLIYDTRFIYAVIRTLLISIACLSLEFTFGLGLAVLFMRKFRGKSVLFSAFLTPMMILPVVVGYTFWMLFQSNGPINQIVTYLFGAEAMLEWFKSSHLAVLAVIITEVWHWTPLFFLILLSGLNAVPENPVRAAVILGANPRQVFWRVILPMLKPVIIVAFVIRSMEIIKLFDEVFMLTRGGPGSSTETISLYIYKLAFSDFQLAYGAAAAFIVLVGSLLLVHLLLTPVRDELLEGSH from the coding sequence TTGCACAACACCGCCGCCATAGAACACCGGGAAGTCTCGCCCCCCGCACCTGGCGCGCTGACCATCACACCGCCGGCCAGGCGCGGCCTGACCAGGAAGGGCATCGCCCGCGTGCTGACCATGCCCGGACAGATCGTTTCCGTGCTCGTGCTCGTGGTGCCGTTGCTGGTCGCCTTCTACATGAGCTTCACGGACTGGTCGCCCACCCGCGGCTCACTCTTTGACGCCGGGTTCACGGGCCTGTTCAACTATGAAGAACTGCTCATATATGACACGCGTTTCATCTACGCCGTCATCAGAACCCTGCTCATCTCCATCGCCTGCCTCTCCCTGGAGTTCACCTTCGGGTTGGGTCTGGCCGTGCTGTTCATGCGCAAGTTCCGGGGCAAGTCCGTGCTCTTCTCGGCCTTTCTCACGCCCATGATGATCCTGCCCGTGGTGGTGGGCTACACCTTCTGGATGCTCTTCCAGTCCAACGGCCCCATCAACCAGATCGTGACCTACCTGTTCGGCGCGGAGGCCATGCTGGAGTGGTTCAAGAGCTCGCACCTGGCCGTGCTCGCGGTGATCATCACCGAGGTCTGGCACTGGACCCCGCTCTTCTTCCTCATTCTTCTCTCCGGGCTCAACGCCGTTCCGGAGAACCCGGTGCGCGCCGCGGTCATTCTGGGGGCCAACCCCAGGCAGGTGTTCTGGCGCGTCATCCTGCCCATGCTCAAGCCGGTCATCATCGTGGCCTTCGTCATCCGCTCCATGGAGATCATCAAGCTCTTCGACGAGGTCTTCATGCTCACCCGCGGCGGGCCCGGCTCGTCCACAGAGACCATCAGCCTGTACATCTACAAGCTCGCGTTCAGCGACTTCCAGCTGGCCTACGGCGCTGCCGCCGCGTTCATCGTGCTGGTCGGCTCCCTGCTGCTCGTGCATCTGTTGCTCACGCCGGTGCGCGACGAACTCCTGGAGGGCTCGCACTGA
- a CDS encoding ABC transporter substrate-binding protein, producing MQSKETQIKKVLQKFEKGGMDRRGFLEKMTALGVTAMVANAVSLSPLGATKAFAAIQGSEERAWELAKKAAAKAEKKTLTLLIPTGSIGNMTPYVDKWKNELGIDLEFIEEPDEVVHTKGMQEAVAKTGRYDVMMPTAMSYPDWIDSGVIYDLTDWTEEHQPDIFNEEWGVVFPASHHAQLYNGRVAGLLNDGDQITLLCRKDYLENPDKVKAFEDKHGYPLAVPNTWKEYYNLAKFMHDPDNGFYGSLEYRSPYYVKWMFMQRLVSKGRLYFDQDVNPTFNSDEGVAALEDMLAMNEFLHPDAFSFTWSSNYNAFGRGEGFMNIVWPSGFKYSKAPSTGPATTGKIAATVMPADTLPNGELLYAGLFCWGYGYAVSKYSANPELSYAYAQWMTSPTISADAIPYLGGYSDPYRINHMLAPTQRLIDTYSPEYLQTLYDNMVNTVPDFCLPGGFEYQDALDKQVHACMTGAKKPKEALDDAAHSFERITRRIGRDKVKESWLALAKNLAEPIKKASGADQW from the coding sequence ATGCAGTCCAAAGAGACGCAGATCAAAAAGGTTTTGCAGAAGTTTGAGAAAGGCGGCATGGACCGCCGCGGCTTCCTCGAGAAGATGACCGCTCTGGGCGTGACGGCCATGGTGGCCAACGCCGTGAGCCTCTCCCCGCTGGGCGCGACCAAGGCGTTCGCCGCCATCCAGGGCTCCGAGGAGCGCGCCTGGGAGCTGGCCAAGAAAGCCGCAGCCAAGGCCGAGAAGAAAACCCTCACCCTGCTCATCCCCACCGGCTCCATCGGCAACATGACGCCGTACGTGGACAAGTGGAAGAACGAGCTCGGCATCGACCTGGAGTTCATCGAGGAGCCGGACGAGGTCGTGCACACCAAGGGCATGCAGGAAGCCGTGGCCAAGACCGGCCGCTACGACGTGATGATGCCCACGGCCATGTCCTACCCGGACTGGATCGACTCCGGCGTGATCTACGACCTGACCGACTGGACCGAAGAGCACCAGCCCGACATCTTCAACGAGGAGTGGGGCGTTGTCTTCCCGGCCAGCCACCACGCGCAGCTCTACAACGGACGCGTGGCCGGCCTGCTCAACGACGGCGACCAGATCACCCTGCTCTGCCGCAAGGACTACCTGGAGAACCCGGACAAGGTGAAGGCCTTCGAGGACAAGCACGGCTACCCGCTGGCCGTGCCCAACACCTGGAAGGAGTACTACAACCTCGCCAAGTTCATGCACGATCCGGACAACGGCTTCTACGGCAGCCTGGAGTACCGCTCGCCCTACTACGTAAAGTGGATGTTCATGCAGCGCCTCGTGTCCAAGGGCAGGCTGTACTTCGACCAGGACGTGAACCCCACTTTCAACTCCGACGAGGGCGTGGCCGCGCTGGAAGACATGCTGGCCATGAACGAGTTCCTGCACCCGGACGCCTTCAGCTTCACCTGGTCCTCCAACTACAACGCATTCGGCCGCGGCGAAGGCTTCATGAACATCGTCTGGCCTTCCGGCTTCAAGTACTCCAAGGCCCCGTCCACCGGCCCGGCCACCACAGGCAAGATCGCCGCCACGGTCATGCCAGCCGACACCCTGCCCAACGGCGAGTTGCTGTACGCGGGCCTGTTCTGCTGGGGTTACGGCTACGCCGTGTCCAAGTACTCGGCCAACCCGGAACTCTCGTACGCCTACGCCCAGTGGATGACCTCGCCGACCATCTCGGCCGACGCCATTCCCTACCTGGGCGGCTACTCCGACCCATACCGCATCAACCACATGCTGGCGCCTACGCAGCGGCTCATCGACACCTACTCGCCCGAGTACCTGCAGACCCTGTACGACAACATGGTCAACACCGTGCCGGACTTCTGCCTGCCCGGCGGATTCGAGTATCAGGACGCTCTGGACAAACAGGTGCACGCCTGCATGACCGGCGCCAAGAAGCCCAAGGAAGCGCTGGACGACGCGGCCCACTCCTTCGAGCGCATCACCCGCCGCATCGGTCGCGACAAGGTCAAGGAGTCCTGGCTGGCCCTGGCCAAGAACCTGGCCGAGCCCATCAAGAAGGCCAGCGGCGCCGACCAATGGTAA
- a CDS encoding C45 family autoproteolytic acyltransferase/hydolase, whose amino-acid sequence MPNAIPVITLAGTPYERGCILGTKMRQSIREFADTVTAVHRENNAWLKASRDPLIAFCKRNLGFLEKHSPDLLEEMRGIADGAMLTFDDILYLNTFLELEDLRAPGLGGSILPDALWGCTTFNVTSEATADGRAYIGQTYDMEKYYEKYLCVLRIREDNGPDQLILTFAGILGLCGINAAGIGAVINKVVATDARPGVIYPFIMRKALAAQRIGDALGAIIYAPRASGLNYQLAGSDVAFCAETSAAWYELLEIDGSIAHTNHYLGRTMRRFETANWLSHGGTMVRLQVATNFLKKHRGAITPEMLKELTRNHTNHPRCICAHGFPGESENTAFHTSFGVVMDPEAGWFEACPGNPCENEYQRYTL is encoded by the coding sequence ATGCCCAACGCCATTCCCGTCATCACCCTGGCCGGCACGCCCTACGAGCGCGGCTGCATCCTCGGCACGAAGATGAGGCAGAGCATCCGCGAGTTCGCGGACACCGTGACCGCCGTGCACAGGGAGAACAACGCCTGGCTCAAGGCCAGCCGCGATCCGCTCATCGCTTTCTGCAAGCGCAACCTGGGCTTTCTGGAAAAGCACAGCCCGGACCTGCTGGAAGAGATGCGCGGTATTGCCGACGGCGCCATGCTCACCTTTGACGATATCCTCTACCTCAACACCTTCCTGGAGCTGGAGGACCTGCGCGCTCCCGGTCTGGGCGGCTCCATCCTGCCGGATGCGCTGTGGGGCTGCACCACGTTCAACGTGACCTCGGAGGCCACGGCCGACGGCCGCGCCTACATCGGCCAGACCTACGACATGGAGAAGTACTACGAGAAGTATCTCTGCGTGCTGCGCATCCGGGAAGACAACGGCCCGGACCAGCTCATCCTCACCTTTGCCGGCATCCTGGGCCTGTGCGGCATCAACGCCGCCGGCATCGGCGCTGTCATCAACAAGGTTGTGGCCACGGACGCCCGGCCCGGCGTGATCTATCCGTTCATAATGCGCAAGGCCCTGGCGGCTCAGCGTATTGGCGATGCCCTGGGCGCAATCATCTACGCCCCCCGCGCCTCGGGCCTCAACTACCAGCTTGCCGGCTCGGACGTGGCCTTCTGCGCCGAGACATCCGCCGCCTGGTACGAGCTCCTGGAGATCGACGGCTCCATAGCCCACACCAACCACTACCTGGGCCGGACCATGCGCCGGTTCGAAACGGCCAACTGGCTGAGCCACGGCGGCACCATGGTCCGCCTGCAGGTGGCCACGAACTTCCTCAAGAAACACCGCGGGGCCATCACCCCGGAGATGCTCAAGGAGCTCACCCGGAACCACACCAACCATCCGCGATGCATCTGCGCGCACGGGTTCCCCGGCGAGTCCGAGAACACGGCCTTCCACACCTCCTTCGGGGTGGTCATGGACCCCGAGGCCGGCTGGTTCGAGGCGTGCCCCGGCAACCCCTGCGAGAACGAATACCAACGCTACACGCTGTAA
- a CDS encoding glutamine synthetase family protein, with protein MTENPTAPCSIDRIKKTIEENDIQFVRFEQADLYGVSRSKTVPVDCFADYVNCGLNFYGGLLGLDIQSMVPSGTGYAEEVAFADHCTRPDLSTFTVLPWVPNTANVTVDPYWYDGTPAMASPRLMLKKIIDEFYEMGFICRLGYEFEFYVLNKETREPVYNGQPIFVTLKNNFDMDFTYDLMRKMKEAGIRIITQNSEHGPGQQELNLYYKDGLPAADTAFLFKMGAKEIALQHGYIATWMTKPFIDSSASGSHFHVSLIDRETGKNVFNDPSAEYGLSPMARDFLAGILKHAAANSVFTAPTINCYKRYRINSFAPHSATWGMENRTVGIRLKGTRGESTHFENRLACGGTNPYLLALSTLAAGLEGIKSKPELPAPVTDIAYTRDDVPALPKSLEEAIDEFEKDTDLHAILEPEFIKLVLAVKKFEVETAKAQFKDYGTIAFNQRVDPWEWDYYMELI; from the coding sequence ATGACCGAGAACCCGACTGCACCCTGCTCTATCGACCGCATCAAAAAGACAATCGAAGAGAACGACATCCAGTTCGTCCGCTTCGAGCAAGCCGACCTCTACGGCGTCTCCAGGAGCAAGACCGTGCCCGTGGACTGCTTCGCCGACTACGTGAACTGCGGGCTCAACTTCTACGGCGGGCTCCTCGGCCTCGACATCCAGTCCATGGTGCCCTCCGGCACCGGCTACGCCGAAGAGGTGGCCTTTGCCGACCACTGCACCCGGCCGGACCTCTCCACCTTCACGGTGCTGCCCTGGGTGCCCAACACGGCCAACGTCACCGTCGACCCCTACTGGTACGACGGCACCCCGGCCATGGCCTCGCCCCGCCTGATGCTCAAGAAGATCATCGACGAGTTCTACGAGATGGGCTTCATCTGCCGGCTCGGCTACGAGTTCGAGTTCTACGTCCTGAACAAGGAGACGCGCGAGCCCGTGTACAACGGCCAGCCCATCTTCGTAACGCTGAAAAACAACTTCGACATGGACTTCACCTACGACCTGATGCGCAAGATGAAAGAGGCCGGCATCCGCATCATTACCCAGAACTCCGAGCACGGACCCGGCCAGCAGGAGCTCAACCTCTACTACAAAGACGGCCTGCCGGCGGCCGACACCGCTTTCCTGTTCAAGATGGGGGCCAAGGAAATCGCCCTGCAGCACGGCTACATCGCCACCTGGATGACCAAGCCGTTCATCGACTCCAGCGCCTCGGGCTCCCACTTCCACGTCAGCCTCATCGACCGCGAAACCGGCAAGAACGTGTTCAACGATCCAAGCGCCGAGTACGGCCTTTCCCCCATGGCGCGCGACTTCCTGGCCGGCATACTCAAGCACGCCGCGGCCAACTCCGTTTTCACCGCGCCCACCATCAACTGCTACAAGCGCTACCGCATCAACTCCTTTGCGCCGCACAGCGCCACCTGGGGCATGGAGAACCGCACCGTGGGCATCCGGCTCAAGGGCACCCGCGGCGAGTCCACACACTTTGAAAACCGCCTGGCCTGCGGCGGCACCAACCCGTATCTGCTGGCCCTCAGCACCCTGGCCGCCGGCCTGGAAGGCATCAAGTCCAAACCGGAGCTGCCTGCGCCCGTCACAGACATCGCCTACACCCGCGATGACGTGCCCGCCCTGCCCAAGAGCCTGGAGGAAGCCATCGACGAGTTCGAGAAGGACACCGATCTGCACGCCATCCTGGAGCCGGAGTTCATCAAGCTCGTGCTGGCGGTGAAGAAGTTCGAGGTGGAGACGGCCAAGGCGCAGTTCAAGGACTACGGCACCATCGCCTTCAACCAGCGTGTCGATCCCTGGGAGTGGGACTACTACATGGAGCTCATCTGA
- a CDS encoding hybrid sensor histidine kinase/response regulator: MGDAATWNHYARQCRNGLAAVDAQRRLVFANPAFCSYALQSDGVREGRPLSEQALDHALLDGLAAGLNTIGEDGAEFVWEHGASGDSRSCLCRILPPPNGDGHAIIEITELPDEERARQILAAERTAMEHIEAQKERGRRLILDIIEELPVFVYMQRRDYNVAYANRKTRNLYGEPNGRLCYEMFSGRDSPCPFCPTFKVFETNKPEEWQFTDLEGRSFHIYDYPFEDEDGEPLVMELGMDITELKRVEQELVQAQKMRAIGVLAGGIAHDLNNNLLPIIFNIDYELSKAPEGQASEALTEALKAAYRAADLVEQVLDYSRQQNFSRSPLQLIPLATEYLELFQPSLPSSVRLFMDFSARQDCIVGNPSQVQQLLLNLCRNAVQAMPEGGDLDICIRNLRVDSLKHTPHPGLSLGEYVVLTVRDTGHGMEADRIERIFEPFYTSKKGTGGTGMGLAVVHAIVTSSRGVIHVNSTPGEGTEFTVYIPVAQERKPPVVAEPNDSGATRGRLLIVDDDSRALQAMARTLGNAGLEVFTAESGEEGLERFINARHRFSLVLADHTMPGMTGVDMASRILAHDQDANVIICTGHVEPELEEQALAAGIREFIMKPMTPRALVETVKKYCSHAAQ, translated from the coding sequence ATGGGCGACGCAGCTACCTGGAATCATTATGCGCGGCAGTGCCGCAACGGCCTGGCCGCCGTGGACGCGCAACGTCGTCTCGTTTTCGCCAACCCGGCCTTCTGCTCCTATGCCTTGCAGTCCGATGGTGTGCGCGAAGGCCGGCCCCTTTCCGAGCAGGCCCTGGACCATGCGCTGCTGGACGGTCTGGCCGCCGGGCTGAACACCATTGGCGAGGACGGCGCGGAGTTCGTTTGGGAGCATGGCGCAAGCGGCGACAGCCGCTCCTGCCTCTGCCGCATCCTGCCGCCGCCGAACGGAGACGGGCACGCCATTATCGAGATCACCGAGCTTCCGGACGAGGAGCGCGCCCGGCAAATACTGGCTGCCGAACGCACCGCCATGGAGCACATCGAGGCGCAGAAGGAGCGTGGGCGCCGGCTCATCCTGGACATCATCGAGGAGCTGCCGGTCTTCGTGTATATGCAGCGGCGGGACTACAACGTGGCCTACGCCAATCGGAAGACGCGCAACCTGTACGGCGAGCCCAACGGCCGGCTCTGCTACGAGATGTTCAGCGGCCGGGACTCTCCGTGCCCGTTCTGCCCCACCTTCAAGGTCTTCGAGACCAACAAGCCCGAGGAGTGGCAGTTCACCGACCTGGAGGGCCGTTCATTCCATATTTACGATTACCCATTCGAGGATGAGGACGGCGAGCCCCTGGTCATGGAGCTCGGCATGGACATCACCGAGCTCAAGCGCGTGGAGCAGGAGCTGGTCCAGGCGCAGAAGATGCGCGCCATCGGCGTGCTTGCCGGCGGCATTGCCCACGATCTCAACAACAATCTCCTGCCCATCATCTTCAATATCGACTACGAGCTCTCCAAGGCGCCGGAGGGCCAGGCCTCCGAGGCGCTGACCGAAGCCCTGAAAGCCGCCTACCGCGCCGCCGACCTGGTGGAACAGGTGCTGGACTACAGCCGCCAGCAGAACTTCTCCCGCTCGCCCTTGCAGCTCATCCCCCTGGCCACGGAGTACCTGGAGCTCTTCCAGCCCTCCCTGCCGTCCAGCGTACGGCTCTTCATGGACTTCTCCGCCAGGCAGGACTGCATTGTGGGCAACCCCTCCCAGGTGCAGCAGCTTTTGCTCAACCTCTGCCGCAACGCCGTGCAGGCCATGCCGGAGGGCGGCGATCTCGATATCTGCATTCGCAATCTGCGTGTGGACTCGCTCAAACACACGCCGCATCCGGGCCTCTCCCTGGGCGAGTACGTGGTGCTCACCGTCCGGGACACGGGCCACGGCATGGAGGCGGACAGGATCGAGCGGATTTTCGAGCCGTTCTATACGAGCAAGAAGGGCACCGGCGGCACGGGCATGGGGCTGGCCGTGGTCCACGCCATCGTCACCTCCAGCCGCGGCGTCATCCATGTGAACAGTACGCCTGGGGAAGGTACCGAGTTCACCGTGTACATCCCGGTGGCGCAGGAGCGGAAACCGCCGGTGGTGGCCGAGCCCAATGACTCCGGCGCAACGCGCGGCCGGCTGCTCATCGTGGATGACGACAGCAGGGCGCTGCAGGCCATGGCGCGCACCCTGGGCAACGCCGGGCTCGAGGTTTTCACGGCCGAGAGCGGCGAGGAAGGGCTGGAGCGGTTCATCAACGCCAGGCACCGCTTTTCCCTGGTGCTGGCGGACCACACCATGCCCGGCATGACCGGCGTCGACATGGCCAGCCGCATCCTGGCGCACGACCAGGACGCCAACGTGATCATCTGCACCGGGCACGTGGAGCCGGAGCTGGAGGAGCAGGCCCTGGCGGCAGGCATCCGGGAGTTTATCATGAAGCCCATGACGCCGCGGGCGCTGGTGGAAACCGTGAAGAAGTACTGCAGCCACGCGGCGCAGTAG
- a CDS encoding sigma-54-dependent transcriptional regulator, which translates to MSKVLVIDDDEFIRKSLYRLISDMGHDTMLAESLEHGMSCAEQGVDVIFLDLDLPDGPGQDAIDNLCATNGKPEIIVITGVGDNYGAQETLANGVWDYIRKPASPKTVSTSLKSALKYRQESSGRHDPQARLDACGIIGEAPATQRTKQHILRAAQSEASVLILGETGVGKELAAHAVHSMSRRRDKPFMVVDCSNLSESLVESILYGHRKGSFTGAHADRRGLVAQANGGTLFLDEVGELPMSLQKSFLRVLQEQRFRPVGSATEETSDFRLVAATNRDLEKMTEHGTFRSDLLFRLRTIELNMPPLRERVADIEVLARHFLSESCNRYAVPPKTLSRQLLKVLTGYAWPGNVRELANVMEAAVIESGAANVVYPKHLPSHIRLSFLDKPKKKRQQNPAQEMPLGELMPYMEYKVQRDRAYFMRLMEACSNDVSEASRLSGLSVPSIYRHLGMAGIPTPSRRRR; encoded by the coding sequence ATGTCCAAGGTTCTGGTCATCGACGACGACGAGTTCATCCGCAAAAGCCTGTATCGGCTTATTTCGGACATGGGCCACGACACCATGCTGGCCGAGAGTCTGGAGCACGGCATGAGCTGCGCCGAGCAGGGCGTGGACGTCATCTTCCTGGACCTCGACCTGCCGGACGGTCCGGGCCAGGACGCCATCGACAACCTCTGCGCCACCAACGGAAAGCCGGAGATCATCGTCATCACCGGCGTGGGCGACAACTACGGCGCCCAGGAGACGCTGGCCAACGGCGTGTGGGACTACATCCGCAAGCCGGCTTCGCCCAAGACCGTGTCCACCTCGCTCAAGAGCGCCCTCAAGTACCGGCAGGAAAGCTCCGGCCGACACGATCCGCAGGCGCGGCTGGATGCCTGCGGCATCATCGGCGAGGCCCCGGCCACCCAGCGTACCAAGCAGCACATCCTGCGCGCTGCCCAGAGCGAGGCGAGCGTGCTTATCCTGGGCGAGACAGGCGTAGGCAAGGAGCTGGCCGCCCACGCCGTGCACTCCATGAGCCGCCGGCGCGACAAGCCCTTCATGGTGGTGGATTGCTCCAACCTGTCTGAGTCATTGGTTGAAAGCATTCTGTATGGCCACAGGAAGGGATCGTTCACCGGCGCGCACGCCGACCGCCGGGGGTTGGTGGCCCAGGCCAACGGCGGCACCCTCTTTCTGGACGAAGTGGGCGAGCTGCCCATGAGCCTGCAGAAGTCCTTCCTCCGCGTGCTGCAAGAGCAGCGCTTCCGGCCCGTGGGATCGGCCACGGAGGAGACGAGCGATTTCCGGCTGGTGGCCGCCACCAACCGCGACCTGGAAAAGATGACGGAGCACGGCACCTTCCGCAGCGATCTTCTGTTCCGGCTGCGGACCATCGAGCTGAACATGCCGCCCCTGCGGGAGCGCGTGGCCGACATCGAGGTGCTGGCCCGGCATTTCCTGAGCGAGTCATGCAACCGTTACGCCGTGCCGCCAAAAACGCTGTCCCGGCAGCTGCTCAAGGTGCTCACCGGCTACGCCTGGCCCGGCAACGTCCGGGAGCTGGCCAATGTCATGGAGGCCGCGGTTATCGAGTCCGGCGCGGCCAACGTGGTCTACCCCAAGCACCTGCCCAGCCACATCCGACTGTCGTTTCTGGACAAACCCAAAAAGAAGCGCCAGCAGAATCCGGCGCAGGAGATGCCCCTGGGCGAGCTGATGCCGTACATGGAGTACAAGGTGCAGCGCGACCGGGCGTACTTCATGCGGCTCATGGAGGCGTGCAGCAACGACGTGTCCGAGGCCAGCCGCCTCTCCGGCCTCAGCGTGCCCAGCATCTATCGTCATCTGGGCATGGCGGGCATTCCCACGCCGAGCCGCCGTCGGCGGTGA
- the mscL gene encoding large-conductance mechanosensitive channel protein MscL gives MGFFSEFKQFAMRGNVVDLAVGIVVGAAFGKIVSSFVDQVLMPPIGLLIGGVDFSEFEIVLKKGSEGVDPVILGYGAFIQTIVSFTIIAFAVFLLVKAINSLRRKEEAAPAEPPAPSAEEKLLTEIRDLLKQQAE, from the coding sequence ATGGGATTCTTTTCGGAGTTCAAGCAGTTCGCCATGCGCGGCAACGTGGTCGATCTCGCCGTGGGTATCGTCGTCGGCGCCGCCTTCGGCAAGATCGTCTCATCCTTTGTAGACCAGGTGCTCATGCCACCCATCGGCCTGCTGATTGGCGGCGTGGATTTCTCCGAGTTCGAGATCGTGCTCAAGAAAGGCTCCGAGGGCGTGGACCCCGTGATCCTGGGCTACGGCGCGTTCATCCAGACCATCGTCAGCTTCACAATCATCGCCTTTGCCGTCTTCCTGCTGGTCAAGGCAATCAACAGCCTGCGCCGTAAGGAGGAGGCTGCGCCTGCTGAGCCGCCGGCTCCTTCGGCCGAGGAAAAACTGCTCACGGAAATTCGCGACCTGCTGAAGCAGCAGGCGGAGTAA